A genome region from Hevea brasiliensis isolate MT/VB/25A 57/8 chromosome 9, ASM3005281v1, whole genome shotgun sequence includes the following:
- the LOC110653544 gene encoding transcription factor MYB124, whose amino-acid sequence MQEMKKKNDGGNADSKKKERHIVTWTQQEDDILRQQISLHGTENWAIIASKFKDKTTRQCRRRWYTYLNSDFKKGGWSPEEDMLLCEAQKIFGNRWTEIAKVVSGRTDNAVKNRFSTLCKKRAKYEALAKENKNTYINSNDKRILFHIGFNEDGTPANTAPAKKMRRSHIPDHSEHCKLADRSHLKCGNQQPRPPFAVLAQNFHNVKVDDQHHAINAKEVSIHASQNSKIQGTFLRKDDPKITALMQQAQLLSSLALKVDTENTDKSLENAWKVLQDFLSQKENDTLRYRFADTDFQPKDFKDLIEDLRSSNDGSRPSWRQSDLYEESPASSEYSTGSTLIPYTAADKTEQTQAEIGALQEDIPNELHSVHSKEQSNVDECEKEIISCANITRGEIFPSLDEQANKDLAVSASLSAEFSSPVQVTPLFRSLAAGIPSPKFSESERNFLLKTLGVESPCPNPSTNPSQPPPCRRALLQSL is encoded by the exons atgcaagaaatgaagaagaaaaacgaTGGTGGCAATGCAGATTCCAAGAAGAAGGAAAGACATATAGTTACCTGGACTCAACAG GAGGATGATATTCTCCGCCAGCAAATAAGCTTACATGGAACTGAAAA TTGGGCGATCATTGCATCTAAATTCAAGGACAAAACAACAAGACAGTGTAGAAGAAG ATGGTACACATATTTGAATTCTGATTTCAAGAAGGGCGGATGGTCGCCAGAGGAAGACATGCTTTTGTGTGAG GCCCAGAAAATATTTGGTAACAGATGGACAGAAATAGCAAAAGTTGTTTCTGGCAG AACGGATAATGCTGTGAAGAATCGGTTCTCTACTCTATGTAAAAAGAGAGCTAAATATGAGGCTTTAGCGAAAGAGAATAAAAATACGTATATCAACTCCAACGACAAAAGAATCCTATTCCATATTGGGTTTAATGAAGATGGAACACCAGCAAATACAGCACCGGCTAAAAAGATGAG GAGGTCGCACATCCCTGATCATTCAGAACATTGCAAATTGGCAGATAGATCACACCTGAAATGTGGAAATCAGCAGCCTAGGCCTCCATTTGCAGTGTTGGCTCAAAATTTCCACAATGTTAAAGTGGATGACCAGCATCATGCCATCAATGCCAAGGAGGTCTCCATTCATG CATCTCAAAACAGTAAGATTCAAGGAACATTTCTCAGAAAGGATGATCCAAAGATAACTGCTCTGATGCAACAAGCACAGCTTCTCAGTTCACTTGCATTGAAAGTTGATACAGAGAATACAGACAAGAGTCTGGAAAATGCATGGAAG GTCCTTCAAGATTTTCTCAGTCAGAAAGAAAATGATACCCTCAGATATAGATTTGCTGACACTGATTTTCAACCCAAAGACTTTAAAGACTTGATAGAGGATTTAAGGAGTAGTAATGATGGAAGTCGACCATCTTGGAG GCAATCTGATCTATATGAGGAGTCTCCAGCCAGCTCTGAATACAGTACAGGATCAACTCTAATACCTTATACAGCTGCTGATAAAACAGAGCAAACTCAGGCTGAGATTGGTGCACTGCAAGAGGACATTCCAAATGAATTACATTCAGTTCATAGTAAAGAGCAAAGTAATGTGGATGAGTGTGAGAAAGAAATTATTTCCTGTGCAAACATAACTCGAG GGGAGATATTTCCATCTCTTGATGAGCAAGCAAACAAAGATTTAGCTGTTTCTGCCTCATTAAGTGCAGAGTTCAGCTCACCCGTTCAAGTTACCCCACTTTTCAGATCCTTAGCAGCAGGGATTCCCAGCCCAAAATTTTCAGAAAGT